TTGAAAGTAGTGAATCAGCCCAATTCTTATTGTCATCCctatttcaaataaaatcagaagCCAGCCCTCTTGTTAAGTTTACAGAGAGCTGACAGAATTACTCTTGTAACACAGTTTCTTGTCAGAAGAGAAAATGGTAGTCTACTGCTGTCTACACCTGtgcttctctcctctttatttCTGCCTCCACTACCcatttctccatctctgcctccaCTTCACCAGCTGTCTCCTGCACAGACACTTTCCATCTCCTCTAAATTCATTTTGCTTTCCATCTTTCCAATTTAACATGAGTATTTCTGTCGTAtgttgcttctctctctgctctcctgttCTGTGCTTCACTTGCAACATATGTCTAGGgacaaaattaataatttcatgTGGCTAcatatctttttctttctatcctTTTTTCTCACCAGGCTCTCCAAGCACACTGGCTGTCTCCCCTCCTGTTCTCCCTTGTGCAGTGCTAAAGAGTTCTGTTCACACACATGAGCATGAGAGCCAGCCCTCAGTGTCCACTTCTAACAGGAACACAAGAAATGCATTTTCACCTCAGGCTCTGTGAAGCTCTGGCAGATGCAACATGGCAACAATCTCTATGCCAACTTAGGGCCAGATGCTGCCACACATTGTTTCACATCAAAAGGAATTACACtcaaatttaaatgcaaattctTCCTAAATTCCACtcatcaaattatttttaatgcttTGCTCAAGTCACTGCCTAAGTGTCTCTTTCAAAGTGTATAGTGGAAAATCTTTTCATGGAtgcaaattcatattttattttaccctTCTGGAGACAACACTTGAAAGATTTAAGAGAGATGTAAAGGAGCCACCCCTGGCTCCCAGTACAGGCCCACTACAAACTCAGACGCATCCTAACAAAGCACCAGTGGAATTGATTTAAGTGGGTGAGGAGAGGACATCGTATAAACACATTCTGCTGGATGAGGAGACTGAACAACTGCAATATGCATGCTGTGTGGATAAGAGAGGGCGAGttttaaagtagaaaaacaaacatgcataaGTACAGTAACTGCACCTCCCACCgttcccctcccctcccctaccaaacacacactcacacgcacacacacacacaccatactgTGGAAGCCAAAAATCAGCATGTTTCTTATGAAGTCACATCCAGCACAACCGTAAGCTCCAAGTGACCGCAAGTAATGAGAGAGATGGAGCGGAAGTAAAATCTACTGCAGCCTTCAAAAATCATGcatggtctctctctctctctctctcacacacacacacacacacacacaaacacacacacacacacaacccattATGGTCATCAGTGGTCCAATGCTGGGTTGGGCTGCACCTAGAGCATAGCTTAGTAGTATTCTCTGTCAGCATGTAAAATTGTTGAGCAGagttgtgtgtacatgtgcacaagtgtgtgtgtgtgtgtgtgtgtgtgtgtgtgtgtgtgtgtgtgtgagagtgtgtgtgagagagagagagagagtgtgtgctAATGAGGGGTGGGCAGGGGTCCAGTTGCAGGCTGGAGGGAGACTTGGCTCGATCAGACCTGTTCTCTGGCAATTTTCGCATGGCCGGAGACACACACCGAGAAACACAGGCAGATGcaagcagacacacacgcatacacccAAACCCAGCAGAGGAAAATGGCCAAGCCCCTTGCCCTTGAACTGTCTCCTTAGATGAGTCTGAAAATGGGAGAGAATGCAGTGAATTGAGAGGAAATCTTATTTCTGTTGAACTGAGACCCCTCAGACCATGTTGTGAGATTCATTCGCGGGCATTTAGCATTTTGAGGTTCGGCTGAGGATGGAGGGGGAAATGAGACAGAAGATGGAGGGAATCTGGTTTAGCCACGCAAGAAACCCCCAAGAGGAGACTGGAAGGGAGGGATGGAGACTATAAAGCTGTGATTAAGAAAGAGCTACTGGTATTTAAGAGTTAAAGCTTAGAGAGAAGGAGATAGCATGGGCatgagaaggagagggagagaatgcTGGGGGCAGGTGTCTCTTCTCTGGGCACGGAGATCAGCACCAGACTTGCGGAGGCTGAAAGACAACCTGAGAGAGATAAGGAGGATGATGAGAGAGCATATGCTAACTGAGAGGATGAGAGATGCAATGAAAAgagcaaactgcagcaaaagAGATAGTGAGGGAGagataaatggaaagaaagatgagGGGAGAGCAGGCTGTGACTAAGCTGCCGGATCGAAGATGAGAGTAGGAGAGGCaaggagaagagaggacatCCATCCCTCTTTCGGCCTCCATGTGCACAGGACAAGACTGAGGGCAGAGGACATGGGCAAACAaccacacaaatgcacacaagtgtgtagatttgtgtgtgtgtgtcatgcagCTTTGGGGAGAGTAGGGGACCTGCTATCAAGCAGGTGCTGGCCATTTCACGCCTGTCGGCCCCTCTTAGCCCTGTTTGTACACACGCATTCACATTAGCCTCTACAGGTCTGTATCACCCCCCCATCTGGAGTCATTATACATCTTTCTAATGCTCCGTTTCATCTATTCAATTCAACTAATACTGACTCAATTTTTCTTTCTGAATACTTCTCTCAATCTCTCCGTCTTCTGCAAACTTCCTTCACTCCGACACTCGCTGGTTCCCTCAGTCACCTCTTAACTGCCAGCAAATTTAGCTCACATCttatcctcctcctctaccagtgAGTAAGAGAGGAGTGGGAAGGAGGGAAGAGGTGGTCGGCCGCGAGAGAACAAGACGAAATGGAGGAGGGAGATGACAGGACAAGGAAACTGTGGGAAGTCCAACACGGGAAGCGACCAGAGAGACGAGAccagagagatgagagaaaaagggagaaagtGGGTTGAAGAGtggtagaggagaggagatgtgGGATAAAAGACACCGAGTGAGAGAGGAACGGATGGTGGAAGGAGCCAGAAGCTGAAGCAGCAAAGGGTGACTGATCCGCTCTGAGAGGCttggaaacagacacacacacacatacgcgcGTTATGCTGAGAGATAGTGGAGACCAATAGCAGTGAAGATAGAATGCAGTGGCACAAGATTCCCATGGGAGTTTTAAGTGCCATCAGCATccactctctccctccatcgCTCATGCTGTTGCACTCTCCCTTCTTTGAGTATGAGAACTGCTGGTGCATCCTGGTGCACGTTCCCTGGCTTTTTAGTCTAAAAGCAGCAccctccatcttcctccctctgctccctggAACTTTGTAACTTCTTTGCGTGTTCCTTGTAATACACAGCAGGAGATGGTGACATCCTTAGCGCTACAGAAGACAGTAACTACTATGCAGCAGTACAGAGTGGCCCCAGAGGAACGGTGACGCATGCTGTGGCTCTGTGAGGAGCCAAGGGACTTGGAAAGATGGGgttggaagagaaagaaagagagaaatatataGTGTAATAAGGAGAGGCTGCGCAagaagacatgaaaaataataataaagaaaatgaggGCATGAAGGATCTGGGTGGCTCAAAAGATGTAGCCACCAGAGAAATGCACTTTTTCTGCAATATGGGCAAGGTTTACCCCCATGTCAGCAAAAAATTACTTCCAGTTAAGTGCAGACTTGAAGCAGAAGAGTGGAAGGGAATGTATTTTGTATGAGGTGAAATGCAGTCGTGAACTCTGTTGAGGTGTGCAGCagaatgttttccattttaccTGGTGCCACCGTGCCCGGTTCAACTCCAAGAACTTAGGTGGTACAACAAGCCATACAGCACTCAGACAGATACGCATCACAAATATTaaattgtaaacacacacagcgtaTCAGCACAAATCTAATCCCAGCTGAGTCCAAATGTGAGCCAAATCTATCACTTCTGCTGTTTGCAGCCAAATATTCAATACACTGACTCTAATGAGCACTGCTCACTTGCTTTAGTCTCTCCTGTCATTACTGATGGCCAAAGGTACTACTAAGAAGCTACTCAGTAGCTTTTATGATCATGACTTTAGGGGAAAGAACTGTTCTCTCCTGCtagaaaaatagaagagaagCACAAATATGCTTTATGTGCGCAACACATAATGTGAACTACCTCTAAAAACCTtgcaaaaaaaaaccctctgcaAAATGCCATCTGATGTACAAAAGGGAATAGACAGACCTTGGGTACcgcagaggaaaagaaacttTGATAATACAGTGCTATTTAGTGCATGCAGAGAGACATAGAAAAGTGACATGCATTGTTAAtaggacacagaggaaaaaggagggagaaagatAAAAAGCTGAATGAGAGAACCCCAAaggacacaaatacacaccgtcactctcacacactcaaacactctATACAGCAGTAATACATATACACCACGGACAGAGCAGTTGGACCCTCTAGCCCTACACTACACACCCCAGGGAGTCCTCAGCACcggaaaaaaaagtttgtgtgtgtgtgtgtgtgtgtgtgtgtgttcatatggCATGTGAAGTGGAACAAGGTAAATTAAATCCCAGAGGAAGACATCAGACAGgaggaaatacagtatgtagcatGTGTGATGAAAGTGTGAAAGTGCAATTGGTTCCAGTTCATCAGTTCAGAGGATAAAAATGTTTCCATACACAAGCCAGGGGAAGGTTTAGATGGTGAAGGAGACTCAAGTGAGCACcaagtgtgtttctctgttcagATTTGTGGATTTATAACGACAGGGTCAATTCTTATGCAAATTCATGCTGTCACAGAAGTGCACAAAGAGAGACACTGTATGTGAGGACCACTTATGCACATGGTATgtggtttttaaatgtgcacatgttTCTGGCGTGTGTCCTTTAACTCACCTCTGATCGTAGCTGTGACCTGATCCCTGCTGATGCCTATGCTGTTCTTGACCTCACAGACGAAGGTGGTGTTGACATTATCATCCACCTTCAGTACTCTCAGCTCGTTGCCTGAGATCTGCACTGTGTCTGGTATGTCTCCTGACACGCTGCAGGGGCATGAGCGTATTAGAGAGACAGGAGAACAGGGAGAAGGACAAATGGAAAGAAATTAGAATTGTTATTTGTTTGACTATGGGCACAATAAGAATTTAGACAGATGTACGtttacaaaaatgtgttgtaTTGTGCAATCAAATTCTACTAATCTTGATCAGGAGAGCAATACCAATCAGTTTCCCCCTTTCTCAAAAAGAAATTCATTATCACACAGTGGAGGAAAATGCGATGGGGATAGAGGGAAAATCAAATCTGCTGGATACAGGCCCCAAATCTCATCTCTCCCATTTTAAAGTTCCAGActccagttttgtttgttttgttttttttggaaaaTTTTGTCACAGTTATGTTAATAGCTGATAATacagaaaaggggaaagaaCGAGTCATATTGTGTTTCTCATTATGCGAGGGTTAAATCTAGAGTCACAGAGTCTATTATGAGAAATTATACGGCTATCTCCACAATCAGAGCACACGGCTGTAGTGGAAATAATAAAAGCGCTGATTGCAGCTCTGTGTGGATTGTAGACTTGGGGACGAAGGgtaagaaaggaaaaggaaaagaattGAGGGAAAAGACCGTGTGATAACGAGACTCCAGCATGTGCTGATACTTACGTCTTCCACTGGACGGAGACTGGAACAGGGTTTCCAGTAGCCTGGCAGGTGAGCACTGCATTTGTACGACCTATATACCAATTATCATCATAACCTGCTATGGTCACCTGAGGGGCGTCTAGGGAAAGGACAGATGAATggcagaagagaggaggaaaaaaaaaaaaaaaaggagaatagAGCTCAATTAATCAATCCAGGGACTGAAATGGACGGAGGGCAAAATCATGTTAGAGCGTGAACAGTGATTCATGGAAGAATAAGTGCTGCGTTTGTGTGTCAAACATACTTACATTGAACTTCTAGCTTCAATGGGAATCTCTCTGCTCTGACCTGGGTCCTGTGAGACACCACGCAAGTGATGTCTTTCCCATTGTCCTCTGGTGTGGGAACCATACGATACTCACTGGTCACCGTTACTGTGTTGTTGGCCCCTGGTTTAGACACTGTTGTCGCATTGCCATTGGCTGAGGTCTCCCAGGTGATCTGGGCCGCGGGGCGGCCGTCCACAGACTCACAGCGTGCCACAGCGACTGGATTAGTGCCTTCTACCACTGTGACGATGGAGGCCGAGTTCTGAGGCTTagctgatggatggatggattgatgCAAAGATGGAGGTTGGTTgtagagaggaagagagacaatGGCAGAGAGAAGATTAAGGGATGTAGAGATagataaaatggaaataagacAGCTGAAGAAAAAGATAATGTGCACCATTATTGATAAACAATTTGAGTCACCAGTCTGGCAAAAGCAAATCCAAAAGCTCAATCTCCAAACATCCTCTGTCCCAGATTCCCCCCCCCTGCCCCTCGCTCTCTCGTCATTTTTCTCTCCAGAGCCTGCATTGATAAACAATTACAAGCACCAGTGCAAACAAATCCAAACCCTAAATCTTCTTTCCCTCCATTTCTTTAATCTATTCCCTCTTTATCCATATCACCCGCCATTGATAAACTATTTCCCTGACTGGTGCACTGCATTTCCATACACAAATTCGAAATCACTGCAAGATGCTTGTCTGCCTCCACCCCCTCTACATCACCTCGCACTTCATTCTTCAGTTGCCTTCTCTGATACTAGTGTGGGACCAGAGGAGAGCACGCAGGACAAAAGCTGACAGCAGGCATGACAAGCAGCTAGATCAATAAAATGCCTACAGGGAGGCAGGCAGCCATGATGCGTTGGAGAGTGAAGAGAGCGGAGCACACTGGTGCCGGGCCAAGGTCAGACCTGTGGTTCCATTGCATTAACAAGAACACAATTGATCTGACAATACCACTTATAATAGCAATTAAGCAGAGCTGGACATGCTTTTAACCTGTATGCTACCTTTGGGGGAGGGAGAgagctacaacaacaacaggcagAGGGAGGTAGGAGGAGAGTACTCCACATTTCGATATACATATATACCTAAATATAGTGAGTAATGTAGATATCTACATGGCTAGAGACTCCAGAGAGGGCTTTTGGCTAGAAAAGCTCATTTAATTCATAACTACTCACTCCATTcagtgtttgaaataaaaaacaaactacacatACTTCAGGTTAGCCAGGATTTGCTCCCAGTGAAGATAGAGATTCAGAGTGAAACATGGTAGATTTCTTAGCTtgtaataaaatagaaatgttactttaacaatgtttttaaGTCCTTGGGAGGCAAGAAGCTAGGAAGGATTTGAACCTAAGAGACAACTTCAACAGAATAGTTAGCCTTGAATTATAGAGTCATAAAACCACAACTTAGTGTCCGTGCACAATTTTCAAAACAAGCTCCTGAGTATCTGATATTTGTAGGATGTGAGGGTGAAGTCACGGCCATCCAGAGTAGAGCTGGTGTTGCAGATATTTAATACATACATAGGTAAGTACTGTGGTGCCAGAAGGAACTGTGGCTAAAAAGAAATTTGAATTACTTTGAAACCATATTATTAGAGATATTCAGGTTTTGCCTTTAATTTGTAACCCATCTACACCATATTTAGATTAACTTAGTAACGTACCCAACATGACCAAGTAGGTGATGCCTTGTTCGTTGCCACGCGGGTAGGTAGCATATTCGCAGATGTACTTCCcctcatctgtcattttaacGTCGCTTATCTGGATGGAGGGGCTGTCCAGATTAGGGGGACTGGGAGTAAAGCTGACCCTGCCCTTCACAGGCGAGTCGGGGTAGTTGGGATCATAGTTGGGATGAAACACAGCAATGTTGATCCTGTCTCCGTCCTTTGGCTCATAGATCCATGTGACCTGTGGTGAAGCAGGTGCAGGGTCAGTGGTTAGGATTCATACAGTGactgggggggaaaaaaaaaaaagcaactggcCTCATCTATCATGGCACTGATAAGGAACGCTGGAGAGCATTTTAGGACATCTGCATTTTGCTGTAAACTCCACAGGGGAGCACAGCCAGCATCACAATCAAATAAGCGGAGCATGTATGAATATGGATGTGAGTTTTTCCATGAGGCAGtacaccctctctctctctctccgagCTGCTGTTAGCGGAACCAGCCGAGTTCATTGAGATGCGACTAAGAACTGTGGCCATTACTATATTCAATCCCCTGAAGAAAAATGAAGCTTAGTATTGTTTGTTTGGAGTAATAAAACATTAAGCCTAAATGTGATAAAAACTTATTACCAGCCTCAGGATCATTTCTTTGGGCTACAATTGGTTAGATTAAGGTTTAATGTGCCAAATAAACAAAGCACATGGACCTGtattatcattttatatttattttgactgCAATGAATTGCTCTTATTTACCCATTTCACAGGTTTCCCACAACAGCAGAACCAGCTCAATGCATAAACACAAATGCTTTAATTTAGATGTATATCGCCACGTTTAGTCAAATACTAAATAGTGTATTTACTTAATGGCCAATGTCAGCTTATTTCAAACCTAAAATCAAACTATAGCCCTGAGTAATTTGAACAAATTATATTGTGTTAAAGCAAGATGACTGCAATTTTATGAtcaaacagacatttttattagAATTTCATACCACAAAATCAGTTTAAAGTTGATATCAGTGTGGTGGTATAGAGACATAATCAAATCTTAAGTGAAAAAAGAACGAACAACTGCATTATGGCTGTGTGTATCTGACCATTGTGAGCTGAATCCCAGTGGCATCAGTGAAGGCACAGCGCAGGTTTACTGTCTGGCCAGGATATGACGACACCTCTGGCTCCACCTTCACTCGCTGGCCTGACACACCTAgaataaacagagaaagagaaagagaaacatcaaTATTTGTTTCCTTCATTCTCAAACTAGCACAGGAGAAAAAGGGAACAGATATGATCTGTACAAAGCTTCCTGATGATAAATGAGGACAGCATACAAGTGGCTGGTAAAACAGAGGACAGCATTAGTGAACCCGGGCAAGTAGGCCAAGAGTCTGGTGTCGCTCCATGACTGTGCATGTGTAGATGGAGAGGCCAGAAAAAACGGGATAttgctgggaaaaaaaaaaaaagacgaaaaCCAGTTCTCTCTTCCACATAGGTCGTAAATCATCTGTATGGGTTACGCTTTTCTATAGCCTGCCATTTTCTGTACTGACACATTCCTGTGTAACAGCAAAGAGTCAAAATAAATATGCTTTTTTGGTGTGTTGTGTCAGTGGGTGTGTGAGCAACAGAAAGAGCAAGGGAGCTTTAGAAAGACaatctctctgtgtttgtgtgtgtgtgtgtgtatgtgtaatcCAGGTCtcagtgaaaatgtaattacttgTATGAGTAAGCGCGCATTAGTGTATGTCAGCAAGATGGCACCTGTTTTAAGTAAGAGTGGATTACCTGAAGATACACAACTTCAAATGTCTGCAGCCAGAGCTACATGTGAGGATGTGCGTGTGCGCAGTGTTTACCGGCAAGCTACACTCGTGCAACAgcacaaatgaaacacaatttCCCCTAAAGACTAACAATTACTTGCAGAACTAGTTCCACCAGTTTGTGCTGAGTCAAAGCCGTTGTGCTGAAACTAATATGATCTGGAGGGCCAGTGgaacacatacagtggcaagaaaaagtatgtgaaccttttggagtttcatggttttctgcattaatatgtcatcaaatgtgatctgatcttcatctaagtcaagagtatttaTACgtcaaatgtagtgctgtgtgttctttcaaaATAGTTCAATATGGTTTTATCAATCTACAAAACGTTTTGCCAATACGGCTGTTGAgggtcaatgtgctctttggcaaacttcagacatGCCGGCCTTCGTGgtgcttgttcaatgttttacctactgtagactcatgaacacaggtGTTAGTCcgttccagtgatgccttcaaatctttggctgtcactcagggttgtttctttacctcgttaatgagtgtttgttgtgctcttggggtccccacgtgtctccatttgtagattgtttgtctaactgtagattggtgaatttctaaagtctttgacatcacttcgTAACCCTTTCCAGAtgtatgtaaatcaacaatctTTTGtgttactttaggcacattatatttgttaattttcttgacttagattaaggtcagatcacattttatgacaaattaatgcagaaaaccatgacaaccatcttgccactgtacacatTCAGACGCACACCCGTACACACAAAACCCATAGGGCTTGGAGATGAGAGGAAAGGGCAgtgctgtctttctcttttgACGAGCAATAAACACCACACCTTCTCTTCTCTAGGGAGATCTGAGATATCAATACAGAGGGAGGAATGAGCAAAAGACGGAGTGGAAATGTGGAGGAAAACAAGCCTTTCCTAGAATAACACCAGCTCTCCCAGGGCCAGCCCAATTTACAACCACAAAACAACCCCCTTGTAGCCACAGAGGAACCTTTGGACAACCACTAAGCAGCCCATGGGAGCTGCATGGAGCCTTATTGGGCTACAAAGAGGAACATCTCActctttttttaacttcttggacacacaaaaacaagtgcATCTGTGCAAGTAGAGACACAAAAGTATGTGCACATATATACATCTCATGACAGCTTTATTGTGGTGCTTTTGGCCTGCAAGCTTTCAAACGCCTGCAACATTTAGTAAAGATCAAGCTACAACCCTCTGTCAATCTAGCCTAACTAGTTTGACTAATTACAAATTAGCTTTGGGAATGGGACCCGTACTCCGGTTATAAAAAgatgcagaggcagagagaaagggatAGAGGGTTATTGAAACTCTTGATTACTTGTCTCAATCGGGGCATATGGACAGAGACGGCTTGACAGAAATCATTACACAATGTGTCACTAAAGACAGGTTAGTCTGCTTCAGATTTCATTTGTGTATTCACAcgcacaaattcacacacaaacacataaatacatgcaCAGCTGTTGTGTCCACACATAATGTGGGGGCAGAGCCGAGGCGCTCTGTCATTTGGATGCAATAAGAGGAGAGCCAACACAGGTCAACTCCTGCCAGAGCTCAGATGAGAGACAGGCTGGCCTTATGAGGCTCTATACAGCCCCGAGGaaataaatattacacaaaaGACATCCAGTGACTTGCACAGCCTCACCTACATGCTAGTCCCCAAACCCCAATCCTGAAAACTCAGAGACTGTGTGCCATTAGAAAGGCAGcgcctgcatgtgtgtatgtatacacaTACATGGCCACATTAGACCTTTGGACATGCTGAGGTTAGGCAGCATTTGAATTGTTAGTATAAATATTTAGAGAGCACTGGTCATATGAaacagtagagagagagagagagagagagagagagagagagagagagagagagagagacacacgaGGTGGGGAGAGACAGGAACTAAGGGAATTAGAGAATAAAAGGCAGTTCAAGGGTAAGAGTGAGAATAAAGGAGGAGCGTcatagagggagagaaagagagttgGAGGGGAGGAGAGTGAGAACAGAAGCCTTGTGTCACCGCTGCTCTACTTTACAGTAGCTCTGCTGCCTGCAGGTGACGTACAAGAAACGCCACTAAACTTAAAGCACgtgaacaaacaaatgcatgcacatacaaacTGCCCTCATCAACTCATCACCGTACTGTCGCCTATGATTACATCTTTAACATCCACATGATGCGAATGCACACGCGCATTATGCTGATAATGTGCTGCGACAGCCCTGCCATATTAACACGGTCCTCTCTGATCTCCTGCCTGGTCATCCTGACCTATTCCATATTTCCCACCATTCGCCtgtgaagaggaaaatgaatcaggaaggaagaaggagagTAAGTGTCCTAGGAGGATGGACGGATGaaaagaggagatgagagaCAGGCTGGGAATGTCAAAGCGATGGAGGATGCGAGGAGAGGGGGGGTGTAAAGAAAGTGGGGATGAAAGGGTGTGACAAGAACGCTGTGCCAGGAATAGAGAATGAAAGAGGGAGCGAAAAGAGAAAGTggtgagagaagagaagagaggaggaggctcTCAAAGGGGAGACCGTGTAAGCTATAAACAAGGTTAATAGgagacagctgagagacaaaAGACAGCGATTTGGAAGATGGAAATAAGGAGTGAGAGAGGAAGTAGgtggggaaaaagaaaaagagaccaCGAGAGATGCAGTGGGAAAAACTAAAAATGGAGGTAGGAGGGTGGTCCAGGTAGAGAGAAACAGAGCGAAAAGAAGCACATGAGGGGAGAAGTGCGGGAGGAGTGCAGCAGCAAGAGGCAGGGTAGACTCCACACCTGACCTTGTGAGCAACACTGTGGCTGTGAATAGAGAGTGAGAGcaaatagaaacacagtgaaacagcatGAATGAGTGAGAGGAAGCAATAGAGCGAgttcaaaaatataaaaatattaaaaaactaaaaatctgaattttctCTGCAGCCCATTTGCAGCAGCCGTGGCTTATAAAACAGACATACGCTTATCAGCCCGCGTCTGCCTGCCTCGTTGCCTGGCTGGCTGACTCCTAATGGCATTCATGTCCTCTGCCTGATCCTCACTATACTGGAGAAAAGCACAACGTCAGGAGGACAGGGAGTGCAGGCCATCACCTAAAATATCTAATGGCCTTCAGAGCTCACTGACTCTGCTATTTCATCAG
This genomic stretch from Anabas testudineus chromosome 16, fAnaTes1.2, whole genome shotgun sequence harbors:
- the si:ch73-22o12.1 gene encoding poliovirus receptor homolog isoform X1; translation: MARHDARNWHDCTKMIGLLCLIASVLQHGVSGQRVKVEPEVSSYPGQTVNLRCAFTDATGIQLTMVTWIYEPKDGDRINIAVFHPNYDPNYPDSPVKGRVSFTPSPPNLDSPSIQISDVKMTDEGKYICEYATYPRGNEQGITYLVMLAKPQNSASIVTVVEGTNPVAVARCESVDGRPAAQITWETSANGNATTVSKPGANNTVTVTSEYRMVPTPEDNGKDITCVVSHRTQVRAERFPLKLEVQYAPQVTIAGYDDNWYIGRTNAVLTCQATGNPVPVSVQWKTVSGDIPDTVQISGNELRVLKVDDNVNTTFVCEVKNSIGISRDQVTATIREPSVNPSNAGVVAGAVIGSLLALLLVAALIAVLVTRSRRQQQGYRANGGSDMKTRIFGGGKKASKNGTGGGAGSGGVGGGNNNGPIYVYNDGSSHQGLGEKNNHHQPLTMGGRPEVVASTPTAQDILLSNELDDAERRKFDELEEEGYDHFPGGAPILQLRPPHDEDDMMGDYLDDGMESQRDGSVISRTAVYV
- the si:ch73-22o12.1 gene encoding nectin-2 isoform X2, giving the protein MARHDARNWHDCTKMIGLLCLIASVLQHGVSGQRVKVEPEVSSYPGQTVNLRCAFTDATGIQLTMVTWIYEPKDGDRINIAVFHPNYDPNYPDSPVKGRVSFTPSPPNLDSPSIQISDVKMTDEGKYICEYATYPRGNEQGITYLVMLAKPQNSASIVTVVEGTNPVAVARCESVDGRPAAQITWETSANGNATTVSKPGANNTVTVTSEYRMVPTPEDNGKDITCVVSHRTQVRAERFPLKLEVQYAPQVTIAGYDDNWYIGRTNAVLTCQATGNPVPVSVQWKTVSGDIPDTVQISGNELRVLKVDDNVNTTFVCEVKNSIGISRDQVTATIRDEPLPRRGPPTEHIVGGIIGALVFLIIIGTVIALYYKCANKNAPPKYKPPAPVKTNGSTNQQVNAIHFTQPGETLLQNEYYSTQSAEPVTDLDAFDANFEDKKEHYFSTEHSGWDDPENGQDDSEVLPPYMQTGNDYHGANVDRGDSFVSSAVFV
- the si:ch73-22o12.1 gene encoding nectin-2 isoform X3, which gives rise to MARHDARNWHDCTKMIGLLCLIASVLQHGVSGQRVKVEPEVSSYPGQTVNLRCAFTDATGIQLTMVTWIYEPKDGDRINIAVFHPNYDPNYPDSPVKGRVSFTPSPPNLDSPSIQISDVKMTDEGKYICEYATYPRGNEQGITYLVMLAKPQNSASIVTVVEGTNPVAVARCESVDGRPAAQITWETSANGNATTVSKPGANNTVTVTSEYRMVPTPEDNGKDITCVVSHRTQVRAERFPLKLEVQYAPQVTIAGYDDNWYIGRTNAVLTCQATGNPVPVSVQWKTVSGDIPDTVQISGNELRVLKVDDNVNTTFVCEVKNSIGISRDQVTATIRDEPLPRRGPPTEHIVGGIIGALVFLIIIGTVIALYYKCANKNAPPKYKPPAPVKTNGSTNQVNAIHFTQPGETLLQNEYYSTQSAEPVTDLDAFDANFEDKKEHYFSTEHSGWDDPENGQDDSEVLPPYMQTGNDYHGANVDRGDSFVSSAVFV